The genomic segment AGCAGGAGTTCGTCTGGCCGGATCACTGCCCCGTCTGCGGCTCCTCGATCGAGCGCGTGCCCGGCGAAGCCATGTCGTACTGCGTCAACACTTCCGGCTGCCCCGCACAGCTGCGCGAGAGTGTCGTCCATTTTGTTTCACGCGGTGCGATGGATATTGAAGGGCTCGGCAGCAAGCTGGCAGCGCGCTTCGTCGATGCCGGGCTGATCCTCTCGCTCGCTGACATCTACCGCCTGCCGTGGGAATCGATCGTCGAGATGGACGGTCTTGGCGAGAAGAGCGTCGAACGCCTCCAGCGCTCGATCGAGCTCAGCAAGCAGCAGCCTCTCGCGCGCGTCCTGTTCGCGCTCGGCATCCGCCACGTCGGCGAGCGCAATGCGCAACTGCTGGCCGAACACTTCGGCTCAGTCGCGGCGATCTCTGACGCGGAGGTCGAGGCACTCGCGAGCGTGCCCGGCGTTGGCCCGGTTGTCGCTCAGTCGATCCACGACTGGTTTGCCGAGCCGCGTAATCTGGAGCTGATCGCAGAGTTAACGGCGGCCGGTCTGACGATCGAGCAGGAACGCCCAGAACCCGCACCTGAGACGGAGTGGCAGGGACTGGCTGTCGTTCTGACCGGACGGCTGGAGACGATGCCCCGATCCGACGCTGAGGCGATCCTGAAGCGCCTCGGTGCGCGCGTGTCATCGTCGGTGTCGCGCAAGACGTCGATCGTCGTCGCCGGTGCCGAAGCGGGCAGCAAAGCCGAGAAGGCACGCGAATACGGTGTGACGATCATTGATGAGGCCGAGTTTCTGCGACGCCTCGCAGAGGCCGGTGTCGAGGTGCCGAGCGATTCTGCCTGAGGGGCATGAGGGGGACGCACTATGGCCGAGATTTCGAGACACTCCAGTGGCGACGATGATCCCAGCCAGATCGTCCGGACCATTGGCCGACTCGCACAGATGATCATCGAGTTGCGCGATGAGTACGTTGCGCACGCAAACGAAGACGTCCTCGATCAACTGGAGCGCCGTCTGGCCGAAATGTCCGATCTGCGGACGCGCCTGCGACACGCCCGCAACGATCAGACAGCCGCAGGCTAGCTGGCGGACTGACTCGACGTGGAGCCCGGCTTGGTCAACGGCACACCTGCCTGGCATTGCGGGCAGTCGTCCGCTGTCCACGTTTCGATTGACAGAGATGCGAGCGGCACGAGCGGCGGCCCGAACGAGACCGCGCCGCCCGAACGGTCCACAAGGACGGCAATGGTGCGAACATCCGCGTTCACCACATCGAGGGCCGCAAGCGTCTCGCGGATTGAGCCGCCTGTCGTCAGGATGTCATCAACCAGCAAAACGCGCGTTCCTGGCGCGATAATCGTCCCGCGCTTGAATGAGCGTTCGCTTGCGCCGTCTCGTGCGCGCTCGGCGTAAGCAGCCGGTAGGCCGAGCTGGCGACCGATCTCAAACGCCAGCAAAATGCCACCAGTCGTTGGGCCGACGACGAGATCAACATCCGTATCCGGTAGTTGCGCGATTAATTGGCGACAGGCTATTTCCGCTGCCTGTGGATTGCGCAGCAGGTCGAATTTCTCGACGTACTGATCGCTATGGCGTCCGGACGCAAGCAGGAAATGCCCGCTCTTCAACGCGCCGATTTCACGTAGCTGCCTCAGAAAGTCGTTGCTCACCCACACCCCTCCTTATCGCGCCGCTCTGACGCGTATCTACAAAACACGTACCTATCCCGCGTTCAATCAGGTTGGAAGAAAGAAGAAGACCACACCGGCCATGACATACAGGCCGAGCAGCTGGAGCGCCTCCAGC from the Thermomicrobiales bacterium genome contains:
- the pyrE gene encoding orotate phosphoribosyltransferase, which produces MSNDFLRQLREIGALKSGHFLLASGRHSDQYVEKFDLLRNPQAAEIACRQLIAQLPDTDVDLVVGPTTGGILLAFEIGRQLGLPAAYAERARDGASERSFKRGTIIAPGTRVLLVDDILTTGGSIRETLAALDVVNADVRTIAVLVDRSGGAVSFGPPLVPLASLSIETWTADDCPQCQAGVPLTKPGSTSSQSAS